In Betaproteobacteria bacterium, a genomic segment contains:
- a CDS encoding alkaline phosphatase family protein, whose product MKTSPLARLAFVAFAALVILSGCAAAPPASESADRPRLVVLIVVDGLPQGQVTGYRDHFGPGGLNRFLEQGAWFADAHYGHANTLTGPGHAVILTGAYPHRTGIIGNDWRDPVTGEPVYCAGDPAHGYLGHQTSKFAGTSPKNLEVESLGDVLRHADARSKVIAISGKDRGAILPAGRDGTAYIFMAQTGQFASTTYYMKEHPAWVTVFNGAKPADRYFKATWSPLLPAMAYARSLPDGQAWFAPGGRLPMVIGEGQDSPGPRYYANLESSPFLDALALDFARAAIEGESLGSDEAPDILVVSLSTHDYVNHAWSAESRLSHDHLLQLDNLFAAFFRDLDRKLGKDHYVAILTSDHGFMPAPEFLLSRGREGGRLASGRMVARLNAGLDGKFGEGQWARGMSAQGILFDRALIARKGVDPVALGAEAKRILLAEPGIAGVFTRAEVEDSSTPPAPFLDAVRAGWHRERSADLQVVLKPGWMFSSSRIGATHGSPHPYDTHVPILLYGPKWVKPGRIDARVEVVDIAPTLAGLLGIAVPSSSEGRPLPLPP is encoded by the coding sequence ATGAAGACTTCCCCCCTTGCGCGGCTTGCCTTTGTCGCGTTCGCGGCACTCGTCATTCTCTCCGGCTGCGCCGCCGCTCCGCCGGCGTCAGAGTCCGCGGATAGGCCGCGCCTCGTCGTCCTCATCGTGGTGGACGGCCTGCCGCAGGGCCAGGTGACCGGCTACCGCGACCATTTCGGTCCCGGCGGATTGAACCGGTTCCTCGAGCAAGGCGCGTGGTTCGCCGATGCGCACTACGGCCACGCGAATACGCTGACCGGCCCGGGTCATGCCGTGATCCTCACGGGCGCCTATCCGCACCGCACCGGCATCATCGGCAACGACTGGCGCGACCCCGTCACCGGGGAGCCGGTGTACTGTGCCGGCGACCCGGCACACGGATACCTCGGGCACCAGACCTCGAAGTTCGCAGGCACGAGCCCGAAGAACCTCGAGGTCGAATCGCTGGGCGACGTGCTCAGGCACGCCGACGCGCGCTCGAAGGTGATCGCCATTTCGGGCAAGGACCGTGGCGCGATTCTGCCGGCGGGCCGCGACGGCACGGCCTATATCTTCATGGCGCAGACGGGGCAGTTCGCCTCGACGACCTACTACATGAAGGAGCATCCGGCTTGGGTGACGGTGTTCAATGGCGCAAAGCCGGCGGACCGGTATTTCAAGGCGACCTGGTCGCCGCTCCTGCCCGCAATGGCTTACGCGCGCTCGTTGCCCGACGGCCAGGCGTGGTTCGCCCCTGGCGGCAGGCTGCCCATGGTGATCGGCGAAGGCCAGGATTCCCCGGGGCCGAGGTATTACGCGAACCTCGAAAGCAGCCCCTTCCTCGATGCCCTTGCGCTCGATTTCGCGCGCGCCGCGATCGAAGGCGAGTCGCTCGGGTCTGACGAGGCGCCCGACATCCTCGTCGTCAGCCTCTCGACGCACGACTACGTGAACCATGCGTGGAGCGCGGAATCGCGACTTTCGCACGACCACCTGCTGCAGTTGGACAACCTGTTCGCCGCCTTTTTCCGGGACCTCGACCGCAAGCTCGGCAAGGACCATTACGTGGCGATCCTCACGTCCGACCACGGGTTCATGCCCGCGCCGGAGTTCCTGCTCTCGAGGGGGCGCGAGGGCGGGCGGCTGGCATCGGGCCGGATGGTCGCCCGGCTCAATGCCGGCCTGGACGGGAAATTCGGCGAGGGGCAGTGGGCCCGGGGCATGAGCGCGCAGGGCATCCTCTTCGACCGCGCGCTCATCGCGCGCAAGGGCGTGGATCCGGTCGCGCTCGGCGCGGAAGCCAAGCGCATCCTGCTCGCGGAGCCGGGAATCGCGGGGGTGTTCACGCGGGCGGAGGTAGAGGATTCCTCGACGCCTCCGGCGCCCTTCCTCGATGCGGTGCGTGCGGGATGGCATCGCGAGCGATCGGCCGACCTGCAGGTGGTGCTGAAGCCCGGATGGATGTTCTCCTCGTCGCGAATCGGGGCCACCCACGGTTCGCCGCATCCTTATGACACGCACGTGCCGATCCTCCTTTACGGGCCAAAGTGGGTGAAGCCCGGCCGCATCGACGCTCGCGTGGAGGTCGTGGACATCGCGCCCACGCTGGCCGGACTGCTGGGCATCGCCGTGCCGTCCTCGTCCGAGGGACGGCCACTCCCCTTGCCGCCGTGA
- a CDS encoding type II/IV secretion system protein produces MATAPPASSAANPPAPAPVAGVDRKLTLKEVLEWLVQDGHASREDAVKLLQDHARARGGKHPITIISEARLRSHATAARTLNAEALTAWLGARMKIPFYHVDPLKIDLRAVTDVMSSEYAQRRGILPVEASSKEVTIATCEPFMRSWEKELSEMLRLTVKRVIANPADIERYQGEFYNLAKSVKRAEKAGVQTSGLSNFEQLVELGQAGRQLDANDHHIVHLVDWLWQYAFDQRASDIHLEPRRDVGVIRFRIDGVLHEVYQIPYTVLVAMTSRIKILGRMDVVEKRRPQDGRIKTRMPDGEEIELRLSTLPTAHGEKVVMRIFDPEVLMRDFSDLGFNKDESETWHHLTSQPAGILLVTGPTGSGKTTTLYTTLKQLSTSEVNVCTIEDPIEMVDQRLNQMQVNHDIDVTFASGVKALMRQDPDIIMVGEVRDKETAEMAIQAALTGHLVLSTLHTTDAPSAVTRLLDLGVPAYLLNASLLGVMAQRLVRTLCPHCKEKVAFQREDDHATWHAICAPFKSPPPAEVWRPVGCLECRNTGYLGRIGIYEILSITIDIKRLLVSEPDLTTLTEAAYRAGMRPLRVAGAVKVAQGMTTLEEVLKVAPV; encoded by the coding sequence ATGGCGACCGCCCCCCCTGCATCGAGTGCCGCGAACCCACCCGCCCCGGCGCCCGTCGCGGGCGTTGACCGCAAGCTCACGCTGAAGGAAGTGCTCGAGTGGCTGGTGCAGGACGGGCACGCGAGCCGCGAGGATGCGGTCAAGCTCCTGCAGGACCATGCCCGGGCCCGGGGCGGCAAGCATCCGATCACGATCATCAGCGAGGCGCGGCTGCGCTCCCACGCGACGGCGGCCAGGACGCTCAACGCCGAGGCGCTCACGGCGTGGCTGGGCGCGCGGATGAAGATTCCGTTCTATCACGTCGATCCGCTCAAGATCGACCTGCGCGCCGTGACGGACGTGATGTCCTCCGAGTACGCGCAGCGCCGCGGCATCCTGCCGGTCGAGGCGAGCAGCAAGGAAGTGACCATCGCCACCTGCGAACCGTTCATGCGCAGCTGGGAGAAGGAGCTCTCGGAGATGCTCCGGCTCACGGTGAAGCGCGTGATCGCGAATCCCGCCGACATCGAGCGCTACCAGGGCGAGTTCTACAACCTCGCCAAGAGCGTGAAGCGCGCCGAGAAGGCGGGCGTGCAGACGAGCGGGCTCTCCAACTTCGAGCAGCTCGTGGAGCTGGGCCAGGCCGGCCGCCAGCTCGACGCGAACGACCACCACATCGTGCACCTCGTGGACTGGCTCTGGCAGTACGCCTTCGACCAGCGCGCGAGCGACATCCACCTGGAGCCCAGGCGCGACGTGGGCGTAATCCGCTTTCGCATCGACGGCGTGCTGCACGAGGTGTACCAGATTCCCTATACCGTGCTGGTGGCGATGACCTCGCGCATCAAGATCCTCGGGCGCATGGACGTGGTCGAGAAGCGCCGGCCTCAGGACGGACGAATCAAGACGCGCATGCCCGACGGCGAGGAGATCGAGCTGCGCCTGTCCACCCTGCCCACCGCGCACGGCGAGAAGGTGGTGATGCGGATCTTCGATCCGGAAGTGCTGATGCGCGACTTCTCCGACCTGGGTTTCAACAAGGACGAGTCGGAGACCTGGCACCACCTCACCAGCCAGCCCGCCGGCATCCTGCTCGTGACCGGGCCCACGGGGTCCGGAAAGACGACCACGCTCTACACCACGCTCAAGCAGCTTTCGACCTCGGAGGTGAACGTCTGCACCATCGAGGACCCGATCGAGATGGTGGACCAGCGCCTGAACCAGATGCAGGTGAACCACGACATCGACGTCACGTTCGCTTCCGGCGTGAAGGCGCTCATGCGCCAGGACCCGGACATCATCATGGTGGGCGAGGTTCGCGACAAGGAGACCGCGGAGATGGCGATCCAGGCGGCGCTCACCGGCCACCTCGTGCTCTCGACGCTGCACACGACCGATGCTCCCTCGGCGGTCACGCGACTGCTCGACCTGGGCGTGCCCGCCTACCTCCTCAACGCTTCCCTTCTCGGTGTGATGGCCCAGCGCCTGGTGCGTACGCTGTGCCCGCATTGCAAGGAGAAGGTCGCTTTCCAGCGCGAGGACGACCACGCCACGTGGCATGCGATCTGCGCGCCCTTCAAGTCCCCGCCGCCCGCGGAGGTCTGGCGTCCCGTCGGCTGCCTGGAGTGCCGGAACACGGGCTACCTGGGCCGCATCGGCATCTACGAGATCCTCAGCATCACGATCGACATCAAGCGCCTGCTCGTTTCCGAGCCGGACCTCACGACGCTGACCGAGGCAGCCTACCGCGCCGGCATGCGCCCGCTGCGCGTCGCCGGAGCGGTGAAGGTGGCGCAGGGCATGACCACGCTCGAGGAAGTGCTCAAGGTCGCCCCCGTCTGA
- a CDS encoding ABC transporter substrate-binding protein yields MLRRLLFLAACCLLLPAAFAQNLVLGTKLELNTLDPHFFAAFPTGSSHEYLYDKLVVLDSKLKVTPSLAQSWKLIDDLTWEFRLRKGVTFHDGSPFTADDVLFTIDRVPNVPNSPNSFSQFTRGIETVTKVDDHTVVIRTKAPSPQLPNDLSNVFIVSAKAAKGATTADFNSGKAAIGTGPYRLVEWVNGERLVVERNDRYWGARPHWARVTETVIAKDPTRLAALLSGQVDAIDAVPIPDLDRLRKEGKFALYRGAAALVHYVALDSAREVSPFVTAKDGKPLGANPLKDPRVRKALSLAINRDLIVKRIMEGSAIPASQLLDAEFPGASKTVKPDPYDLPRAQALLKEAGWAGGFRIVLHATTERYPNDSSVAQAIAQMWSRAGLKAEVETLPGAVFFTRASKQEFSAFAAQYGAEEAANSLRALVASFNPAKGFGTANRTRYSNPIVDSLLTESNATMDDEVRRETLARAINLAMADQPLIPVFYPIFDFAARKDLVVTPRAQRRFNAMMVAPKAK; encoded by the coding sequence ATGCTCCGCCGCCTTCTCTTCCTCGCCGCCTGCTGCCTCCTCCTTCCCGCCGCCTTCGCCCAGAATCTCGTCCTGGGCACCAAGCTCGAGCTCAACACGCTCGACCCGCACTTCTTCGCCGCCTTCCCCACCGGCTCGTCGCACGAGTACCTCTACGACAAGCTGGTGGTCCTCGACAGCAAGCTGAAGGTGACGCCTTCCCTGGCGCAGTCGTGGAAGCTCATCGACGACCTCACCTGGGAATTCCGGCTCCGGAAGGGTGTCACGTTCCACGACGGGTCGCCCTTCACGGCGGACGACGTCCTGTTCACGATCGACCGGGTGCCCAACGTCCCCAATTCACCGAACTCGTTCTCCCAGTTCACGCGCGGCATCGAGACGGTGACGAAAGTGGACGACCACACGGTCGTGATCCGCACCAAGGCGCCCAGCCCGCAGCTGCCCAACGATCTTTCCAACGTCTTCATCGTCTCGGCGAAGGCGGCGAAAGGGGCCACCACCGCCGACTTCAACTCGGGCAAGGCGGCCATCGGGACCGGCCCGTACCGGCTGGTCGAATGGGTGAACGGGGAACGGCTCGTGGTCGAGCGCAACGATCGCTACTGGGGCGCCAGGCCGCACTGGGCAAGGGTCACCGAGACCGTTATCGCCAAGGACCCGACGCGGCTCGCGGCGCTGCTGTCCGGCCAGGTGGACGCGATCGACGCGGTGCCGATCCCGGATCTCGACCGCCTGCGCAAGGAAGGCAAGTTCGCCCTCTATCGCGGAGCCGCGGCGCTGGTGCACTACGTGGCGCTCGACTCGGCCCGCGAGGTCTCCCCCTTCGTGACCGCGAAGGACGGCAAGCCGCTCGGCGCGAACCCCCTCAAGGACCCGCGCGTGAGGAAGGCCCTGTCGCTCGCCATCAACCGGGACCTGATCGTGAAGCGGATCATGGAAGGCAGCGCGATTCCGGCGAGCCAGCTGCTCGATGCGGAATTCCCCGGCGCCAGCAAGACGGTCAAGCCCGACCCGTACGACCTGCCCAGGGCGCAGGCGCTTCTGAAGGAGGCGGGATGGGCAGGGGGCTTCCGCATCGTCCTGCACGCCACCACCGAGCGCTATCCCAACGACAGCTCGGTGGCGCAGGCCATCGCGCAGATGTGGTCGCGCGCCGGGCTCAAGGCCGAAGTGGAGACGCTCCCCGGCGCCGTGTTCTTCACGAGGGCTTCCAAGCAGGAGTTCAGCGCGTTCGCCGCCCAGTACGGAGCCGAGGAAGCCGCCAACAGCCTGCGCGCGCTGGTGGCGAGCTTCAATCCGGCCAAGGGGTTCGGCACGGCAAACCGGACGCGCTATTCGAACCCGATCGTCGACTCGCTGCTCACGGAGTCCAACGCGACCATGGACGACGAGGTACGCCGCGAGACGCTCGCGCGAGCCATCAACCTCGCGATGGCGGACCAGCCGCTGATCCCGGTCTTCTACCCGATCTTCGACTTCGCGGCCCGCAAGGATCTCGTCGTCACCCCGCGGGCGCAGCGCCGGTTCAACGCGATGATGGTGGCGCCCAAGGCGAAGTAA